One Euphorbia lathyris chromosome 1, ddEupLath1.1, whole genome shotgun sequence DNA segment encodes these proteins:
- the LOC136224115 gene encoding abscisic acid receptor PYL8 has translation MSSRSNVTAMGNGFGSMESEYIRRHHKHDPADNQCSSALVKHIKAPVHLVWSLVRRFDQPQKYKPFISRCVAQGNIQIGSLREIDVKSGLPATTSTERLEFLDEDEHILSIRIVGGDHRLKNYSSIISLHPEIIDGRPGTLVIESFVVDVPEGNTKDETCYFVEALIKCNLKSLADVSERLAVQDQTEPIRCI, from the exons ATGAGTAGTCGGAGTAATGTAACTGCTATGGGGAATGGATTTGGAAGTATGGAGAGCGAATACATAAGGAGACACCATAAACATGATCCTGCTGATAATCAGTGTAGCTCTGCTCTCGTTAAGCATATCAAAGCACCTGTTCATCTT GTTTGGTCACTGGTGAGGAGATTTGATCAACCGCAGAAGTACAAGCCTTTCATTAGCAGGTGTGTTGCACAAGGGAATATTCAGATTGGAAGTCTTAGAGAAATTGATGTAAAATCTGGTCTTCCTGCCACCACAAGTACTGAAAGATTGGAATTTCTGGATGAGGATGAGCATATTCTTAGCATCAGGATTGTTGGCGGTGATCACAGGCTTAAG AACTATTCTTCTATTATATCTCTCCACCCAGAGATTATCGATGGACGACCAGGGACTCTAGTGATTGAGTCATTTGTGGTTGATGTGCCCGAGGGGAATACCAAGGATGAAACTTGCTATTTCGTTGAAGCTCTGATCAAATGCAATCTCAAATCACTAGCTGATGTCTCAGAGCGACTGGCTGTGCAAGACCAAACTGAGCCCATTCGTTGCATCTAA